The following are encoded together in the Pleurocapsa sp. FMAR1 genome:
- a CDS encoding efflux RND transporter permease subunit has protein sequence MSQIKPSNNDHHSEPQPKIAKASPFARFFFLRTVFGILLTILLVVGGLLAYGSMIKESNPDINIATASVTTTWGGADPETIEQEVTNELEKEIKSVEGVKTLKSASYSGYSLINVEFNSNADVNRSIQLLRDAVSKAESEIPREAEQPVVQQVSVNDAPILTVALFGDLDLAVLNQSAERLQDRLEGVPGVTEVTLGGSRDRVVQIQLNPSRLASLGISPTTVASRLRTANRDAPLDEIESSTIGTQVRFYGRFRSLKELQQLPISRLDGRVIRLSEIAEIRQELEQEDTRAFISWQGEDYKPVVSVAVKKVPGQDSIKVIENVKAEIEAAKTDSNDWAYGMEYEVIADDSEIIWEQLGSLFVNSLQAMVAVFVILFIALSWREALIAGLSIPLTFLGTLAVLWLLGQTLNNMVLIGMVLALGILVDVFILMMEGMHEAIFVSGLPFNQAALKTVRTYAAPAFAGQLTTILAMTPLMAIGGTMGKFIRVLPITAVVCLILSFVIALLVDIPLSRFLLANVKGNHQPSRIDRLSETASKKFARWSLNYTVCNKATARAWSLGAVALFICAIFAFTQIPTTFFPEQDGRKLSVNVEMPPTTTLVKSQEIADELGSILQEKNYFTSVTKYVGQRSNLVSSGELQPNQGSYLLGFSVVFTPEDERERLSYEYLDEIRNDLTPTLANYPGASLVLNSESSTGSGEPIQIEITGNDIGELRNISDSVQQALRQIPGTSDVRDNLGDLQPDLKLIPKREALDFYGITEEELTSQARYYMTATDVGDFDLGGNEEDLEIRLSTAWKSRNGAVGSPTQREELRLIRFFNNDGEVIPAGSLVSTVPDQAPLSITHRGGKRTVTVLSKNVNRTVGEILADLEPELKQMQQNWSSGYDYSFGGETAEQAETFGSAGQALGLAIFLVFAVLVLQLGSFRQPFIILLAIPLALIGTMGGFFLAWIPFSFSAFIGIIALVGIVVNDAIVMVDTMNTYQSEGMKVREAAAFGVSDRLRPILTTSVTTIIGLIPLALSDPSWMPLCSAIIFGLMAATLTALVVIPCLYLQFTPKTEINDAEIA, from the coding sequence AACGATCATCATTCCGAGCCTCAACCCAAAATTGCGAAAGCTTCACCCTTTGCTCGATTCTTCTTTCTCCGCACCGTATTTGGCATCTTATTAACAATTTTATTAGTAGTCGGTGGACTCTTAGCTTATGGCTCGATGATTAAAGAGTCCAACCCCGATATAAATATTGCTACAGCTAGCGTCACTACTACCTGGGGTGGTGCTGACCCCGAAACTATCGAACAGGAAGTTACCAACGAACTAGAAAAAGAAATCAAGTCAGTTGAAGGAGTCAAAACTCTCAAAAGTGCTTCCTATAGCGGTTATTCCTTAATTAATGTTGAATTTAACTCTAACGCTGATGTTAATCGCTCGATCCAGCTTTTAAGAGATGCGGTGTCTAAAGCCGAATCAGAAATCCCCAGAGAAGCAGAACAGCCGGTCGTGCAGCAGGTTTCGGTCAACGATGCGCCGATTCTTACAGTGGCTCTATTTGGCGACCTGGATTTAGCGGTTCTTAATCAGTCAGCAGAACGGTTACAGGATCGTCTAGAAGGTGTGCCTGGGGTAACAGAAGTTACTTTGGGGGGTAGTCGCGATCGCGTAGTCCAGATACAGCTAAACCCCAGTCGTTTGGCTTCTTTGGGCATTTCACCCACCACCGTTGCCAGTCGTCTCCGCACTGCTAACCGCGATGCCCCTCTCGATGAAATTGAAAGCAGCACCATCGGTACTCAAGTTAGGTTTTATGGTCGCTTCCGCAGTCTTAAGGAATTACAGCAGCTACCTATCTCGCGTTTAGACGGGCGGGTAATTCGTTTGAGTGAAATTGCCGAAATTCGCCAGGAACTAGAACAGGAAGACACTAGAGCCTTTATTAGCTGGCAGGGAGAAGACTACAAACCAGTAGTCAGCGTAGCGGTTAAGAAAGTGCCAGGACAAGATTCAATTAAGGTAATTGAAAACGTTAAAGCAGAAATAGAAGCAGCCAAGACTGACTCTAATGACTGGGCTTACGGCATGGAATATGAGGTCATTGCCGATGATTCGGAGATTATTTGGGAACAGCTTGGCAGCCTATTTGTTAACTCTCTACAGGCAATGGTAGCGGTGTTTGTAATTCTGTTTATCGCCTTATCCTGGCGCGAGGCATTAATCGCGGGACTTTCTATTCCTCTAACTTTCCTGGGAACTCTAGCGGTGCTGTGGCTGTTGGGACAAACCCTCAACAACATGGTCTTAATTGGGATGGTGTTGGCTTTGGGTATCTTAGTTGATGTCTTTATCCTAATGATGGAAGGGATGCACGAAGCAATCTTTGTCTCTGGACTTCCCTTCAACCAAGCAGCACTCAAAACTGTCAGGACTTATGCAGCACCAGCCTTTGCAGGACAGCTTACTACTATCCTGGCAATGACTCCTCTAATGGCTATTGGGGGAACGATGGGTAAGTTTATCCGCGTCTTGCCTATTACCGCAGTAGTCTGTTTAATTCTTAGTTTTGTAATTGCTTTACTCGTTGATATTCCTCTATCCCGCTTTTTACTGGCAAACGTCAAGGGCAATCATCAGCCATCTAGAATCGATCGCCTGAGTGAAACAGCTTCTAAAAAGTTTGCACGCTGGAGTTTGAACTATACCGTTTGCAATAAGGCTACGGCTCGTGCTTGGAGTTTGGGGGCAGTAGCATTATTTATCTGCGCTATCTTTGCCTTTACTCAAATTCCCACTACTTTCTTTCCCGAACAGGATGGACGCAAGCTAAGTGTTAACGTCGAAATGCCTCCCACCACTACCTTAGTTAAGTCTCAAGAGATTGCCGACGAACTGGGCAGCATCCTCCAAGAAAAAAACTACTTTACCAGCGTTACTAAATACGTCGGTCAACGCAGTAATTTGGTAAGTTCAGGAGAGCTACAGCCCAATCAAGGCAGCTATTTGCTCGGCTTTTCAGTGGTGTTTACTCCTGAAGATGAACGAGAAAGACTGTCCTATGAATATTTAGATGAGATTAGAAACGACCTTACCCCAACTCTGGCTAACTATCCAGGCGCATCTCTAGTCTTAAATTCCGAAAGTTCTACAGGCAGTGGCGAACCAATTCAGATTGAGATTACGGGTAACGATATCGGCGAACTAAGAAACATATCTGATTCAGTACAGCAAGCTTTGAGACAAATTCCAGGCACTAGCGACGTGCGCGATAACCTGGGAGACTTACAGCCCGATTTGAAACTAATACCCAAACGCGAAGCACTAGACTTTTACGGCATTACTGAAGAAGAATTAACTAGTCAAGCCCGTTACTACATGACCGCCACGGATGTAGGAGACTTCGATCTCGGTGGCAATGAGGAAGATTTAGAAATCAGACTTAGTACTGCTTGGAAATCCCGTAACGGTGCGGTGGGCAGTCCCACACAAAGAGAAGAATTAAGACTGATTCGCTTTTTTAACAATGATGGTGAAGTAATACCCGCAGGTTCTTTGGTTAGTACCGTTCCCGACCAAGCACCCCTGTCTATTACTCACCGAGGGGGCAAACGTACCGTCACTGTTTTATCCAAGAACGTCAATCGTACTGTAGGCGAAATTTTAGCCGATTTAGAACCTGAATTAAAACAGATGCAGCAAAACTGGTCTTCTGGCTATGACTACAGCTTTGGTGGAGAAACAGCAGAACAGGCTGAAACCTTTGGTTCGGCTGGTCAGGCACTTGGTTTGGCAATCTTTCTCGTCTTTGCCGTCTTAGTTTTACAATTGGGTTCATTCCGACAGCCGTTTATTATCCTGCTGGCAATTCCCTTAGCACTTATCGGCACAATGGGCGGTTTCTTCCTCGCTTGGATTCCCTTTTCCTTCTCCGCATTTATCGGCATCATTGCCTTGGTAGGTATTGTAGTTAATGATGCGATTGTGATGGTAGATACGATGAACACCTATCAGTCAGAGGGCATGAAAGTTCGCGAGGCTGCTGCTTTTGGAGTCAGCGATCGCCTAAGACCTATTTTAACCACCAGCGTTACCACAATCATTGGCTTAATTCCCTTGGCACTAAGCGATCCTTCTTGGATGCCTTTGTGTAGTGCGATTATCTTTGGCTTGATGGCAGCTACCTTAACGGCACTGGTAGTCATTCCCTGTCTCTATCTTCAGTTCACGCCCAAGACTGAGATAAATGATGCGGAAATAGCTTGA
- a CDS encoding DUF389 domain-containing protein translates to MNISSRFRNFGSKKPEPEKLKQMQLELLEESTLEINYLALTVGSCAIATFGLLSNSAAVIIGAMIVAPLMLPIRGLAFASLEGNIVIFRKSATAIVVGTLISIALAWCIGFLVRVPQFGSEVLARSEPTLLDLGIAIAAGAISGFAKVKPKTSSSLAGTAIAVALMPPICVIGLSLSQGDWSLSLGATLLYLTNLLGITLSCMLIFVITGCTSLRRGGKALRRTAIFTSILIIPLTISFVQLWQQEKLEAFVQDVLVNRTATFQRVKLIDTRVNWRSEPPEAYLDVSVIGAYTPNPKQVGLLEDFVAKETGKRFTLIFQVSQVEQVRRVSNKQSSTNANIEQSKTKATEKSSNSE, encoded by the coding sequence ATGAATATTAGCAGCCGGTTTCGGAATTTCGGCAGTAAAAAACCCGAACCAGAAAAGCTCAAGCAAATGCAACTGGAGCTACTGGAAGAGTCAACTTTAGAGATTAACTATCTGGCGTTGACTGTAGGCTCTTGTGCTATTGCTACTTTTGGATTGCTCTCTAATAGTGCTGCTGTGATTATAGGTGCAATGATTGTTGCCCCTTTAATGTTACCGATTAGAGGACTGGCATTTGCATCATTAGAAGGCAACATTGTTATTTTCCGTAAATCTGCCACTGCCATTGTGGTAGGAACGCTAATATCAATTGCTTTAGCTTGGTGCATTGGTTTTTTGGTTAGAGTTCCCCAATTTGGCAGCGAAGTTTTGGCTCGTTCTGAACCTACTTTACTAGATTTGGGAATAGCGATCGCAGCAGGAGCAATTAGTGGCTTTGCCAAAGTAAAGCCTAAAACTTCTTCTAGTCTGGCTGGTACGGCAATTGCTGTCGCGCTCATGCCACCAATTTGTGTAATTGGCTTGAGTCTGTCTCAAGGAGATTGGTCACTTAGTTTAGGTGCAACTCTTTTGTACCTGACCAATTTATTAGGAATTACTCTTTCTTGTATGCTGATTTTTGTCATTACAGGCTGTACGTCACTACGTCGCGGTGGAAAAGCTCTTAGGCGAACGGCAATTTTCACTAGTATACTTATCATTCCTTTAACTATTAGCTTTGTACAATTGTGGCAACAAGAAAAATTAGAAGCTTTTGTACAAGATGTCTTGGTAAACCGTACTGCTACTTTTCAGCGCGTGAAATTGATCGACACCCGTGTCAACTGGAGAAGCGAACCGCCTGAAGCTTACTTAGATGTTTCTGTTATCGGAGCTTATACTCCAAACCCCAAGCAAGTAGGGCTTTTAGAAGATTTTGTCGCCAAAGAAACTGGTAAACGCTTCACCTTAATTTTTCAAGTCAGTCAAGTTGAGCAAGTCAGACGAGTATCTAATAAACAATCTTCAACGAACGCAAATATTGAACAATCGAAAACTAAGGCTACTGAGAAGTCTAGTAACAGTGAATAG
- a CDS encoding Coq4 family protein: protein MATFRRFIKAIKDYYQQGEAGDIAYLKIELLRIGGSPELLAKLEDLEDYYPTVNLEELAQLPEGTLGYEYAQHMKKNGIHPLKISDDLIEAAKANPFALRFTATHDIFHILLGFDTSYAGEIGVLGFTIGQDYSKFLNAYEPIIKHLYPLILRSQARQIRANLAKGKAIGEQAQCLLAYPFELNWSRPIEDIRAELGLVLDNQQLDAESINPTKDRSREIATA, encoded by the coding sequence ATGGCTACATTCAGAAGATTTATTAAAGCAATTAAAGACTATTACCAACAGGGAGAAGCAGGAGACATCGCTTATCTCAAAATCGAACTACTTCGTATTGGAGGTAGTCCCGAACTGTTGGCTAAGTTAGAAGATCTTGAAGACTACTATCCCACCGTCAATTTAGAAGAACTGGCGCAATTACCAGAAGGTACGTTGGGTTATGAATATGCCCAGCACATGAAAAAGAATGGTATTCACCCCCTAAAAATTAGTGACGATCTGATTGAAGCTGCCAAAGCTAATCCTTTTGCTCTCAGATTTACGGCTACTCACGATATCTTCCACATCCTACTGGGCTTTGATACTTCCTACGCAGGAGAAATCGGCGTATTAGGATTCACTATTGGTCAGGACTATAGCAAGTTTCTTAATGCTTACGAACCAATAATTAAGCATCTTTATCCCCTAATATTGCGTTCTCAAGCTCGACAAATACGGGCAAATCTGGCAAAAGGTAAAGCGATTGGCGAACAGGCGCAATGTCTGTTGGCTTATCCCTTTGAATTAAATTGGTCGCGTCCAATTGAAGATATTCGGGCTGAATTGGGACTGGTATTAGATAACCAGCAGTTAGACGCAGAATCAATCAATCCTACAAAAGATCGCTCCCGTGAAATAGCTACAGCTTAA
- a CDS encoding Coq4 family protein — translation MPSIKRYAKALKDYFTTGETGDAAFGEIKFYGIGLNPALKDRLQDFVGYYPKIDLEELAQLPEGTLGYEYAQHMKQHNIQPLEISPDLREEADLSPFALRYTVTHDIFHILLGFDTSYAGEMGVFGFTVGQNYSKMLKIVEPLVLLIFCVIRPFQIKKIWECDRIGQALGKQAECLLTYRFEDNWARPIDNVRAELGLVLSNEQLEKIESTPMMAKSQTEVSA, via the coding sequence ATGCCTAGCATCAAACGTTACGCTAAAGCACTCAAAGACTACTTCACCACTGGAGAGACTGGCGACGCTGCTTTTGGCGAAATCAAATTCTATGGAATAGGCTTAAATCCCGCGCTTAAGGATCGATTACAAGATTTTGTCGGCTACTACCCCAAAATTGACTTAGAAGAACTAGCTCAGTTACCCGAAGGCACACTGGGTTACGAATACGCTCAACACATGAAGCAGCATAATATTCAGCCTTTGGAGATTAGCCCAGATTTGAGAGAAGAAGCCGATCTCAGTCCTTTTGCACTACGGTATACCGTTACCCACGATATTTTTCATATTCTTCTAGGCTTTGATACCAGTTATGCAGGAGAAATGGGAGTCTTCGGTTTCACTGTAGGTCAGAACTATAGCAAAATGCTGAAAATAGTTGAGCCTCTGGTTCTCTTGATTTTCTGTGTAATTAGACCGTTTCAAATTAAGAAAATCTGGGAGTGCGATCGCATTGGTCAAGCATTAGGTAAGCAAGCTGAGTGTCTGTTGACTTACCGCTTTGAAGATAACTGGGCGCGTCCGATTGATAATGTTCGGGCTGAATTAGGACTGGTTTTGAGTAATGAGCAATTGGAGAAGATAGAAAGTACTCCCATGATGGCTAAATCCCAGACAGAAGTAAGCGCATAG
- a CDS encoding Sll0314/Alr1548 family TPR repeat-containing protein — protein MKRETKITSFKTQLQQTIWIPLSITMIIGLSSAAWAADPFRQKNPRDIDKYTEQAFETIFFKGDYKTVNNELLQAEAEKPDEPLTYALLASLAYTEKEKDWEGIKKYADKTLESAQLLSQSDPLRGNLYLAVGHFLDGAYVYQKDGALDAINKLQLVFKYLDRAEESDPNDPELNLIKGYMDLLLAVNLPFSKPEQAIARFESNAAPGYLVDRGLAVAYRDLKQYDKALEYANKAIKAAPDNPEHYYLKGQILRQIGKKNDDIQVLEEATQNFTLALNKSAQLPDFVLETLEKENRLTQERIAELKSGQVNSQN, from the coding sequence ATGAAAAGAGAAACTAAAATTACTAGTTTTAAAACTCAGTTGCAACAAACAATTTGGATACCATTAAGCATTACTATGATTATTGGTCTTAGTAGTGCAGCTTGGGCAGCAGATCCTTTCCGTCAAAAAAATCCTCGTGATATTGACAAATATACCGAACAAGCATTTGAAACTATTTTTTTTAAAGGAGACTACAAAACAGTTAATAATGAACTATTACAGGCTGAAGCCGAAAAACCAGACGAACCTTTGACTTATGCCCTGCTTGCTTCTTTAGCTTATACCGAAAAAGAAAAAGATTGGGAAGGCATCAAAAAATACGCTGATAAGACTTTAGAGTCAGCCCAATTGTTAAGCCAAAGCGATCCTCTACGGGGTAATCTTTATTTGGCAGTGGGTCATTTCTTAGATGGTGCTTATGTTTATCAAAAAGACGGTGCTTTAGATGCTATTAATAAGCTACAGTTGGTCTTCAAATATCTCGATCGCGCAGAAGAGAGCGACCCTAACGATCCTGAATTGAACTTGATTAAAGGCTATATGGATTTATTATTAGCCGTTAACTTGCCTTTTTCTAAACCAGAACAGGCGATCGCTCGTTTTGAATCGAATGCTGCACCTGGTTATTTAGTGGATAGAGGTCTAGCAGTGGCATATCGGGATTTGAAACAATATGATAAGGCTTTAGAATATGCTAATAAAGCTATAAAAGCTGCTCCCGATAATCCAGAACATTATTATCTCAAAGGGCAGATCCTCAGACAAATTGGCAAAAAGAATGATGATATCCAGGTTTTAGAAGAAGCTACACAAAATTTTACCTTAGCCTTAAATAAATCAGCACAATTACCAGACTTTGTTTTGGAAACTCTGGAAAAAGAAAATCGTTTGACTCAAGAGAGAATTGCTGAACTTAAATCAGGGCAGGTAAATTCTCAAAATTAA
- a CDS encoding ABC transporter ATP-binding protein has translation MLRLQNLTYHPPATVQPILKKINLELPAQKLGLIVGASGSGKTTILEILAGLAQPTKGEIFWRTKQLTDVELQQLAGLVFQFPERHFCGGSILEELRLGHPELDLKRVKDALSEVGLDHISLKISPHALSGGQQRRLALAVQLIRQPNVLMLDEPTAGLDWSMRIQLAKLLKKLKEHWTLLVVTHDPGELIDIADRCWTISHGDLQPIEPVALNR, from the coding sequence ATGCTGCGTCTGCAAAATTTAACTTATCATCCTCCTGCTACTGTTCAACCTATCTTGAAAAAGATTAACCTAGAACTTCCAGCACAGAAACTAGGATTAATAGTCGGAGCTAGTGGTTCGGGTAAGACTACTATTTTAGAGATTTTAGCGGGATTGGCACAGCCAACCAAAGGGGAAATTTTCTGGCGCACCAAACAATTGACTGATGTTGAATTACAGCAGCTAGCAGGATTAGTGTTTCAGTTTCCTGAACGGCATTTTTGTGGTGGTAGTATTTTAGAAGAATTGCGCTTGGGTCATCCAGAATTAGATTTAAAAAGAGTTAAAGATGCTTTGAGCGAGGTAGGATTAGATCATATATCTTTAAAAATATCTCCCCATGCTCTTAGTGGTGGGCAACAGCGTCGGTTGGCTTTGGCAGTACAGCTAATTCGTCAGCCTAATGTACTGATGTTAGACGAGCCTACAGCAGGATTAGATTGGTCGATGAGGATTCAACTAGCTAAACTGCTTAAAAAATTAAAAGAGCATTGGACATTGCTAGTAGTTACTCACGACCCTGGAGAGTTGATAGATATAGCCGATCGCTGTTGGACAATTAGCCATGGAGATCTCCAGCCCATTGAGCCAGTGGCATTGAATCGATAA
- the rsmG gene encoding 16S rRNA (guanine(527)-N(7))-methyltransferase RsmG, translating to MSQIETNRLPQMTTVWQQSLNWQPDAAQEQLFQRVYQEVIEGNRQQNLTRITIPKDFWEKHLWDSLSGIVGLEQDFLAQKLQVIDIGTGAGFPGIPLAIAFPHWQITLLDSTRKKINFVNDLITKLKLNNATGIVARAEELGRIPGDRQAYDLALVRAVSKASVCAEYSLPLVKVGGLAVLYRGHWNKSDTASLKSAVARLGCKIELIYPWETPISQGVRHCIYIRKHSPTSKKFPREVGVPEKQPL from the coding sequence ATGAGTCAGATCGAAACTAATAGATTGCCCCAAATGACAACAGTTTGGCAACAAAGCCTTAATTGGCAGCCCGACGCAGCCCAAGAGCAATTATTTCAACGGGTTTATCAAGAGGTTATCGAAGGAAATCGTCAACAGAATCTAACTCGTATCACTATACCAAAAGACTTTTGGGAAAAACACCTTTGGGATTCCCTCTCAGGGATAGTTGGCTTGGAGCAAGATTTTTTAGCTCAAAAACTCCAGGTGATTGATATTGGTACAGGAGCGGGTTTTCCTGGTATTCCTCTAGCGATCGCCTTTCCTCACTGGCAAATTACGCTGCTAGACTCTACTCGCAAAAAGATTAACTTTGTCAATGATTTAATTACCAAACTTAAGTTAAATAACGCCACGGGCATAGTTGCTCGCGCCGAAGAGTTAGGCAGAATCCCAGGCGATCGCCAAGCTTACGATTTAGCTTTGGTTAGAGCAGTAAGTAAAGCCTCTGTCTGTGCTGAATACAGCTTACCGCTAGTGAAAGTAGGTGGACTGGCTGTTCTTTACCGTGGACACTGGAACAAGTCAGATACCGCCAGTTTAAAGTCTGCTGTAGCTCGCTTGGGCTGCAAAATAGAATTAATTTATCCTTGGGAAACTCCTATTAGCCAAGGGGTACGCCATTGTATATATATCCGTAAACATTCCCCAACATCCAAGAAATTTCCCCGCGAAGTTGGTGTTCCAGAAAAGCAACCGCTTTGA
- a CDS encoding pentapeptide repeat-containing protein codes for MIQNLDQHYKVLGLNPGASLEEVNQAYKDLVFIWHPDRLPQENERLIQKSVEKLQQINEARDSLRSYHRQHKKTAKHQPSSTTKHQSGSTTYYDRQAKPYSRNTQAYSGSNRTSADTANRQQTYAKSNYNPGNYQQSRPWDYRAYYSTSSNPSDRKTSGSDGYQDFHQPSKSYSSPRPVENSCTRPYFKDLRGADLSRSNFKEKDFSCRDLSEANLSYADLSDTFLHKIILEGANLQGANLKGANLLQANLRNANLQDANLIGADLSGSDLSGANLNGAKVGFNNKIMVKITAVKLTGATLPDGSIHP; via the coding sequence GTGATTCAAAACCTAGATCAGCACTATAAAGTCTTGGGATTAAACCCAGGCGCATCTCTCGAAGAGGTTAATCAGGCATATAAAGATTTGGTATTTATTTGGCATCCCGATCGCCTTCCGCAAGAAAATGAGCGGTTGATCCAGAAATCTGTTGAAAAACTACAGCAGATAAATGAGGCCCGAGATTCTTTGCGTTCGTACCATCGTCAGCACAAAAAGACTGCCAAACACCAGCCAAGCTCGACAACCAAACATCAGTCTGGATCGACAACTTATTACGATAGACAAGCAAAACCATATTCTCGTAATACACAGGCTTACTCTGGGAGCAATCGTACCTCTGCTGATACAGCCAATCGGCAACAGACTTATGCCAAGTCAAATTATAACCCAGGAAACTACCAGCAAAGTCGCCCTTGGGACTATCGAGCATACTATTCTACATCCAGTAATCCAAGCGATCGCAAAACTAGTGGCAGTGACGGTTATCAAGACTTCCATCAGCCTAGTAAAAGCTATAGTTCACCTCGCCCAGTCGAAAATAGCTGTACAAGACCATACTTCAAAGACCTTCGCGGTGCGGATCTAAGCAGATCTAACTTTAAAGAAAAGGATTTTTCTTGTAGAGATCTATCCGAAGCAAATCTCTCCTATGCCGATCTGAGCGATACTTTCTTGCACAAGATAATTCTAGAAGGTGCTAATCTTCAGGGGGCGAACTTAAAAGGTGCTAATTTACTTCAGGCAAACCTGAGAAATGCCAATCTTCAAGATGCCAATCTAATTGGTGCAGACTTGAGCGGTTCGGACTTAAGCGGTGCTAACCTAAACGGTGCCAAAGTCGGCTTTAACAATAAAATTATGGTAAAAATTACCGCTGTTAAATTAACTGGTGCTACTTTACCTGATGGTTCAATTCATCCATAA
- a CDS encoding DUF3172 domain-containing protein: protein MARRNRNQNSYDNPNDRYDPPNYRSSPPTPPTPPPKKSPIDIAKVAIIASVFVVGIVIGLSLNLSSGSSGNESVDSSLQIDRAAPNPELCQQFGASAIVTDMRVFLTLNPFSVYLTQPSMQPGCVLRRTNWSILEQRKLVNSEQVRDCKRRMNTFGFIGPLEGKPKIDCVYQNDAAGNLFLQNGQSGALPESDNF, encoded by the coding sequence ATGGCTCGCAGAAATCGCAATCAAAATAGTTACGATAATCCTAACGATCGTTACGATCCTCCAAATTATCGCTCAAGTCCTCCTACCCCTCCTACCCCTCCTCCTAAAAAAAGTCCTATAGATATAGCTAAAGTAGCAATTATCGCCAGTGTTTTTGTCGTTGGTATAGTTATTGGATTATCTCTAAACCTCTCTAGCGGCTCGAGCGGTAATGAATCTGTCGATTCTAGTTTACAAATAGATCGCGCAGCACCAAACCCCGAACTGTGTCAGCAATTTGGAGCTAGTGCGATCGTCACAGATATGCGGGTATTTTTGACCCTGAATCCCTTTAGCGTCTATTTAACCCAGCCTAGTATGCAGCCTGGGTGTGTTCTACGGCGTACTAATTGGTCTATTTTAGAGCAAAGAAAATTAGTCAATTCCGAACAGGTTAGAGATTGCAAGAGACGCATGAATACTTTTGGATTTATCGGCCCATTAGAAGGAAAGCCCAAAATCGACTGTGTTTATCAAAATGATGCTGCGGGAAATCTATTTTTACAGAATGGGCAATCAGGAGCGTTACCAGAATCAGACAATTTCTAA